The window AAGTTAAACGCCATTTTCACCTAATATATTTCTGGGTTGACTATTTAAGTGTACAAGGGCACGACAGTACATATACGTGGTCAAATACACACTGtttctcacacataaacactaaCATTGCGCATCCCGGCGCGGCACATACACTGTGCTCCCCTACCATCCAACACAGAGATACTGTATACAGGCCGTATATTGCCAGCTGTGTATAACCGTGTACAACCGTGTATaccttgtttttgttgctgactatttgtttattttgcctTGTTACAGTCAGAGGAGCAAAGCCTGGTAAGAATGTGCAGCTGCAGGAGAATGAGATTCGTGGATTATGCCTCAAATCCAGGGAGATCTTTCTCAGTCAGCCCATTCTTCTGGAGCTTGAAGCCCCCCTCAAGATTTGTGGTAAGTAagatttgtatttatgtgtgtatctaTCAGGAAAGAATGGGTCAATGATCAATCAAAAGTATGTACAGTCTTAGAAGAAGCATGtctggtttcatttttaaatgctgCTTGTCTTGCAGGTGACATCCATGGGCAATACTATGACCTGCTGAGGCTCTTTGAGTATGGGGGCTTCCCTCCAGAGAGTAACTACCTGTTTCTGGGAGATTATGTGGACAGGGGGAAGCAGTCTCTGGAGACCATCTGTCTTCTGCTGGCCTACAAAATCAAATACCCAGAGAACTTCTTCCTGCTGAGGGGAAACCATGAGTGTGCTTCGATCAACAGAATATATGGTTTCTATGATGAGTGTGGGTAATGCATACTGAATTTGATGACTAAACATGTATTGTACCGTTGCTGGTTTCacagttttgtcttttgtcGTCCATTATGTGGTTTAAGTACACACAGCAGGACAAACATGGATTGTTTAGTCTTCACACAGGGTCTTTATGGCTGAGTGAGCTGTTTGGGGGAGTTTTAAACATGTGCAATAGCAGAGGAAGAAGTGTTCTTATCACTGTGAGGTAATGGTGAatttcttgttttaatgttttaggtAAAAGAAGGTACAACATCAAACTCTGGAAGACTTTCACAGATTGTTTTAACTGCCTCCCTATTGCCGCCATTGTTGATGAGAAGATCTTCTGCTGCCACGGTGGTGggtatttgtttttgaatttgaaaaCCAAAACTTGTAAATGCTGATTATGGATgaatggatcttttttttttctccacttgtAACTGTAACTCGAGTTGTAAGTGGAGTTATTCAGTTAACTGCACTTGTAACTGTGGTTTAGCTTTATGCCGAATGTCCAAAGTAGTCTACCTTTGACGTCAGCCGCTCTCATTTGTCCTTGAGCAATGCTGTCTTTGCAATTTGCCAGCTGACATTGGCCTCACCCATGTGTGATAGGTATTGGCCCCTGatatcagtgtgtttatttgtactttactgcTGTTCTGTGCAGGACTGTCACCTGACCTTCAGTCCATGGAGCAGATCAGACGCATCATGCGCCCCACTGATGTTCCCGACCAGGGTCTGCTGTGCGATTTGCTCTGGTCTGATCCAGACAAGGATGTTTTGGGCTGGGGGGAGAATGACAGGGGTGTGTCATTTACCTTTGGCTCAGAGGTGGTGGCCAAGTTCCTGCACAAGCATGACCTGGATCTGATCTGTCGTGCCCATCAGGTAATCACAATCACATCCATCATTAGAGACAGGAATAAGACTGTGTGACCTGGCTGTATGTTGATAGTTCACTGAACATGCTGATACGAGGACAGCAGGACATCACATATGCTATGTAAAAAGTTAGCACACATACTGTGTACACTAGACTACACCTGTCACTCCTCACATACTTTCACACATAACGTGTATAAGGAgtttgtgtttacctgtgtcAACTGGATGCATTCATATTTGGACTTTGAGGTGTTACATTCATTAGAGATTAGCTCATAGTGTtaaatctttatatacagtttgtgTGATTAAATTTTCTGCTATCTTACTTGCAGGTTGTTGAGGATGGCTACGAATTTTTCGCCAAGAGGCAGCTTGTGACTTTGTTCTCAGCGCCTAACTATTGTGGAGAGTTTGACAATGCTGGCGCCATGATGAGTGTGGATGAGACCCTCATGTGCTCTTTTCAGGTgaggtgctttttttttattttaggatAATATAATTTGCACTTTAAATGGTGTTATATAACTTATAAAGTAAGAGAGAAATACTGATCAATTGAACAATGACAGTGATAAACTGGACACAATGTGGTTGTTTTTAGCACAGTGATTAATTTTGATAAATTTAAGCATTTGCTTCAGTTCAAAAAGGATCTTGGGATCTAATTGTTTTAGAAATTGGTACTGTTGTTCAAATAGAACTATTAGAAAGACAATACTGATACAGTAAATCTGTGGCTACAGCTAcaacagtcattaaaaaaaggaaatgtaatCTTTGACGTTTTAGTTTCAGCAACTGCTTTTGCTAATTAAGCTGCAgttattttcattcaattcaactttattgttaTTACATTTGCTTATAATGAAACATAGTCTTGTCATTCCAAGTTAGTGCAACTtgctaaaatatttttaaagatatacaataaataattttcTTCAGATTTTCTATTTCATCTATTATAATGTCTATTATATgatctaaaatgtcaaaatgatttttttttttaaatggccgatataaatgtccaaaatgttttcatagaGTCTGACATTGGGTAATATCTGTACAAGTGCAACAGGATGACTTCTTTGGGTGTGTTCTTACAGTAGTGTGCAGCTGTctcattcaacattttttttactttttatattctATAGATTTTGAAACCAGCTGAGAAAAAGAAGCCCAACGGCAGCCGTCCGGTGACTCCCCCTCGCAATATGGTCACCAAACAAGCCAAGAAATGAGGGGTTGGGGGGGTTACAAATGTCGGGAGTCTCACTCCACTGTTCTGCTTTCGTCTTCTGCATTTGAAGGATTGGTTATCCTTCATGCTGCCAATACTGAAAAGATATCCACTCCTACCCGATGAAagcaaaatattttgttgttttgtccacaggggTAAATTGATATGTCACCATGAAAACCTCAGGTGTTTTGCACTCCATTTTGCAGCTAGTCTTTGCCACATATGACTGTTCAATCAGGAAAAATGTAACAATACGGCTACTTATGCACAGGAATGCCTTGTTTGAAGCTGTGCACAGTTTTTCCAGTTTCTTTCATGTGTTATTCATTTGTCATCTTTTTCTCGCCTCAATAATGGGTATTAATGGCTATAAAACCAACGGGGGAAGTCACAAACACCTGTTTACTtctgtaaaactttatttacagttaatttacAGTCAGTGTCATAAAACATTGACTCCACACTTTGCATCctcacatttttaaacaagtCTCGTGCTAAATTAAACCAATAAAGAAGCACTCTTGTAATGTctaaatctttctaataaactTTGAGTGTATTTTAGGGGGAAATTTGTATCTAAATGTCATTTGTTCATaaactgttttgctttttaataaTCACAATACAAAGTGAAATACAACATTGTAAATTGCAGTGCCTTTTGTTCCCCAAGAACACCTCATGAATAAAGGGGCTCCCATCAGGCAACACCCACAAGAGGGAGACAGAATATAATGAAAAGTCAAGATCTGTCAGAGAAATGGACAGTGACGTGTGAAGTTTATGAAAAGTTTAACTATCTATTTAAATTTTAGGAATTGGCTGTTTCCTCTGACTATTTAACCCCACAATGatattgcttttattgctgTTTATTCTCATTTGTCAAATTGCTACATAGAGTTAAATTGTccagaaaaatgtgtattttattataattattttatataattatctCCACGCATAGTTTGTGACTTCTTGGTAAGAGAAAGGCTGACTGATAGTGTTTTTCCCTTATTAGGAAACATATATTGCGTAACGGTGTGTGACGTCAGAGCAGTCACAAGATCTCGCTGGCTGAGCGGAGTGCGCGAGGCCACAGCGGCGAGAGCAGCTGGGCCACATTTTGTTATGTAGCGTCTCCAAGGCACAACTGTGCACCATGGCCGCTGACAAACAGCACTTACGGGTGTTTTGGAGTGGAAGAGGCGActgttttctgtgatttttttatcCTCCAGTTTTCACGGCGCAGGAATAAAGCTCCTTGAGGCTGTTAGTGTAGTATATCAACGGAAGGCATTGTCTGTGCGTGGCGGCTGTTGTCGGCATTGTGTGCTCACATCGACGCTAAGCTAGCGCGGCTGCTGGCTCGGTCGGTCTGTGTGGTGGGAGCTGGTGATGTTGTCCGTGCTGTCATACGGCAGACTGGTTGCCAGAGCTGTCATCGGCGGACTCTCTCAGACAGACAGCCGTGACTACAGCCTGGTGACGGCGAGCTGCGGTTTCGGCAAGGATTTCCGTAAAGGCATCCTGAAGAAAGGGATGTGCTATGGGGACGACGCGTGCTTCATCGCCCGGCACAGATCCGCGGATGTTTTGGGTGAGCAGCTGGTTCGTTTTCCGTagaaacatttaaccaaaaaGTGGGACATGCTTCTGGGTAACATTGGCAATGACGTGAAtgacaggtcaaaggtcaccctGTGTATTTTGAATACTTGATATGTTTCATTGCAGGTGTAACATCACTATACACCCACTGAGCGATAAGGGGTGCTTTCACTTCGACATGCACACTGCTAACTTCAGAACACATGAAGCAcataagttttttttgtttttgctgtgtttgcctGCAGCACCATAAGTCCTGCTGCATCTTCTATTCTATTAGGAGGCTTGAACCTGAACCTGCCCTTGGATTTTGTGTGTGGAGAGTTCATTCCTCCACACCATCAATATcttaatacaaaaacaaagcagtgtGCTGTATTGAGGGTTGATAAACATAACTCAGCCCAGAGGCCTTGGTTTCTATGTAATGAACCTGTTATTTAACACCTCTGCAGGACTGTGCAGCGCCACTGCATGTGTCCGCTGATGCACTCTTAGTTCATCAATAAGCACaagaaaatatagaaatcaGGACGTCCTTTCATCAAGTCAGGTTATTTTTGGAGGTTTGATTAGTTGCAAAGCAGGCACAGTTCTGGCACAAGCCGGGGAGACTCTGAGGGACCATCCATGTATGGTCAGCGGAGCAGATGCCTGTGTCCTTTCCTTTCTAGGAAAATCTTGGACCTGACCAAGTACTCCTATGAGAACAAGCAGTTACTTACTAACGCACAAAGCAGAGCTGTTGCTATAGAAAGACTATCACAGGCTTCAGTGGAGGGTTTCATGCCAAAATACCATATCAGTGGGCctaaaatgctgtaaaatacTGTGAGTATAAAATATTATCTAGCCAtgttaaattatgttatttctgGAGATGATTAAATAGACTCTCTTTAACATTAATATAAGCAACTGAAATTAGAATAGGTCAAAGGTGAAATCGGATAAATAGAGACTGTTCCAAATATTATGTGACATTTCCTTGATTTCTTAAACACCATCTTGTTTTTGTACTGCATGTCCTTGTTGCATCTTGGTGAAAGTGCCCATTGTTACTCTTCATGGTGCAACTATGAGACATTGTTCTTGTGTCTCGCAAGATCCTCACATGTGGAGCAagtgaaatgttgaaaatgattATCGTACTTCTCTAAATCTTTATTGCCTCAACAGGAAAAATGAGCTGGTGAGCTTTAAAGAGCAGTGTCATGTATAAAACAGAACACAAATATTAGTAAAAGAAGAGTGGATTGTTGAACTACAGTAAAGGGAAGATCTTAATCGACACATGTATGTTTCTAGGTGTAGCAGATGGAGTAGGTGGTTGGCGGGACTATGGCGTCGATCCGTCACAATTTTCAGGTACGCTAATGAAGACATGTGAAAGACTGGTGAAGGAAGGACGCTTCGTTCCCAGCAACCCTGTGGGAGTCCTCACGACCAGCTACTACGAGCTGCTGCAGAACAAAGTGCCACTACTGGGTGAGTGCACCCACTGGAAACACAGGATCTTGGTGTCTGTGGAGAGTCAGTCATGCCCACTTCAGCTAGTTCTAAAGGAACATTAAAATAGCCTGGACCCTATCAGTGAATTATGGAATACTATGTTTCTGTGAATCAATATTCTTGCTCCTAACCAGTGCTTGGAAAAAGCACCATCATGCCCAGACCATGTTCTACTACTCAGTGCCTCCCAGCTAGCTCACTTAACTAATTTAGGTCCATACCATGAACTCTGCCGGACAGTACTTCAATCTATATGGTGTAAAGGCTGTGCTTGTCAATGAATTGTTACATTTTCCATGTGGTTTGGATCCGAGTACACTGTTTAGGGCTAggttgtttgtttctgtcagttCGCTTTAGTGGTCGGCTGGACGGTAGATTTTTGCATCATGAGCCAGAGAACAGCCAGATCCCATTAAGAAGTCCTGGGAATGTCCCAAGCCCCAGCCTGCCCCATGCAGTTCCCTTCCACAATCCCTTTCCTCCTTCACTCCGCTctccaacaaaaaaaacctgcacaAACATGTAACATCGGAGAACAAATGTTTTAGGAACAGATCTCTGCCTCTTTGAGCGTCAGTACTTTTCCACCCCGTTATCACATGTGCATCAGGGGAAACAACACGGTATTGTGCTGTTCCTTCAAGGCAGAGGGAATGTTCTTGAGGccggcagtgtgtgtgtataactgtGCTgctggagagaaaacagaggagaaaggGAGTGAGTCACAGTGCGTGAGGGGGTTTTGAAGGTTGATCCCAGTGAGCATATTTTGGTGTGCCAGATGAATCAGCAGCAGGGTGTGGCTGCACGCTGTCCGCTTGCTCCACCAGCTCATGTTTCCTCTGCATCTCCCAGATGGTGGAACTCCAAAAATTCTTACAACCACTGTGCTGATTGTCATACGTCAAGTTTGTGTATTCAAGCGAACCTCATTAATCAGGCTCCCAAACGCACATTAGATGGGTATTTCCATAAACATAGGGTCATTTCTAAGCACTTCAGCTGTAGAAAGTCAAGAGGAAAAGACGGTTTTTAGGGTGTTTGCAGCTTTGTTTTTATCAAGGCAcctttttatataaattatgttttaaaatagaaaatctAAACtgcaaatgtcaaaatatttcattatgcgccttttcacagaagacattttgacatgtcacagtaggaaaagcacaggtgcatattataaaattaatgatggctaaattccatttagctgtttcagtttcagggtcctgctaTTGTGTATGTTGgctcactgacacactgtcaTGGCAACATCTGAATAGGACAGAGCCATTGCTAATgatattagttacacctgtgcttttcctactgtgaaaAAACTCTTGCAGAAAACAAATCCCACCCATTTGtggcaaaaaatattttattacttgagtttatttattttttttagctaaaT is drawn from Thunnus albacares chromosome 2, fThuAlb1.1, whole genome shotgun sequence and contains these coding sequences:
- the ppp1cc gene encoding serine/threonine-protein phosphatase PP1-gamma catalytic subunit A, giving the protein MADVDKLNIDSIIQRLLEVRGAKPGKNVQLQENEIRGLCLKSREIFLSQPILLELEAPLKICGDIHGQYYDLLRLFEYGGFPPESNYLFLGDYVDRGKQSLETICLLLAYKIKYPENFFLLRGNHECASINRIYGFYDECKRRYNIKLWKTFTDCFNCLPIAAIVDEKIFCCHGGLSPDLQSMEQIRRIMRPTDVPDQGLLCDLLWSDPDKDVLGWGENDRGVSFTFGSEVVAKFLHKHDLDLICRAHQVVEDGYEFFAKRQLVTLFSAPNYCGEFDNAGAMMSVDETLMCSFQILKPAEKKKPNGSRPVTPPRNMVTKQAKK